The Streptomyces sp. NBC_01268 genome window below encodes:
- a CDS encoding ribose-5-phosphate isomerase encodes MRVYLGSDHAGYELKNHLVEWLKAHGHEPVDCGPHIYDALDDYPPFCLRAAERTAADEDALGIVIGGSGNGEQIAANKVKGVRAALAWSEQTAALGREHNNANVVSIGGRMHTQEEATKFVEIFLSTPYSGDERHTRRIDMLSRYEETGELPAIPAHHPQDEA; translated from the coding sequence ATGCGCGTCTACCTCGGTTCCGACCATGCCGGCTACGAACTCAAGAACCACCTCGTCGAGTGGCTGAAGGCCCATGGCCACGAGCCCGTCGACTGTGGTCCGCACATCTACGACGCCCTCGACGACTACCCGCCGTTCTGCCTGCGCGCCGCCGAGCGGACCGCCGCCGACGAGGACGCCCTCGGCATCGTGATCGGCGGCTCCGGCAACGGCGAGCAGATCGCCGCCAACAAGGTCAAGGGAGTGCGCGCCGCCCTCGCCTGGAGCGAGCAGACCGCCGCCCTCGGCCGCGAGCACAACAACGCCAACGTGGTCTCCATCGGCGGCCGGATGCACACCCAGGAAGAGGCGACCAAGTTCGTCGAGATCTTCCTCTCCACCCCGTACTCGGGCGACGAGCGCCACACCCGCCGGATCGACATGCTCTCCCGCTACGAGGAGACCGGCGAGCTCCCGGCGATCCCGGCGCACCACCCGCAGGACGAGGCCTGA